A region from the Silene latifolia isolate original U9 population chromosome 7, ASM4854445v1, whole genome shotgun sequence genome encodes:
- the LOC141589739 gene encoding uncharacterized protein LOC141589739: MAPGGSRQRGGYSEGGSSSREQEEDVDRSTTEVSEEEEEVAIPRHTDNRMILDPNGLWFRSQTVVRGVTNSTQENMTHGVTCWSNASDEDKEMLFNNFRRVFYWPTNLERLVWQRYNDIGKKRLRDNMYKVSKRKKAPSFMKGI; the protein is encoded by the exons ATGGCTCCTGGAGGAAGTAGGCAGCGCGGAGGCTATAGTGAGGGAGGTAGTAGCTCCCGAGAGCAGGAGGAGGACGTTGACCGTTCTACTACGGAggtgagtgaggaggaggaggaggttgctaTACCCCGACATACTGACAACAGGATGATCCTTGATCCGAATGGTCTttg gtttagaagtcaaacagttgttcgtggtgtgactaatagcacccaagagaacatgacacacggcgttacttgttggagtaacgctagtgatgaagataaggagatgttgttcaacaacttccgg cgtgtgttctattggccaaccaaccttgagcgcctagtttggcaaaggtataatgacattggcaagaagaggctaagggacaacatgtataaggtgtctaagaggaagaaggcgccatctttcatgaaaggtatttag
- the LOC141590896 gene encoding bidirectional sugar transporter NEC1-like, whose product MVFARGADTHNFFSKGGVRETSVGWICAVFSVCVFAAPLSVMKMVIKTKSVEFMPFCLSFSLTLCAVMWFFYGFLIQDFYIAMPNVLGFLLGITQMLLYIIYKNSSPKNQQKHLMLNDNEMKQFEAELGIEIIKINNMDKINKDQEIITNNNNPDQVVEIIVHDMKGNDIMTVDGGDRTVDVLPRV is encoded by the exons TGAAACATCCGTAGGATGGATTTGTGCAGTGTTTTCTGTTTGCGTATTTGCTGCACCTTTAAGCGTTATG AAAATGGTGATCAAGACGAAGAGTGTAGAATTCATGCCATTTTGTCTATCATTTTCTCTTACCTTATGCGCCGTTATGTGGTTCTTTTATGGTTTCCTCATCCAAGACTTTTACATTGCG ATGCCAAATGTGCTTGGATTTCTATTGGGAATAACTCAAATGCTATTATACATCATTTACAAAAACTCATcaccaaaaaaccaacaaaaacacctTATGCTAAATGATAATGAGATGAAACAATTTGAAGCTGAACTTGGTATTGAAATCATCAAGATCAACAACATGGACAAAATCAACAAAGATCAAGAAATCatcacaaataataataatcctGATCAAGTTGTTGAGATTATAGTTCATGATATGAAGGGTAATGACATAATGACCGTTGACGGCGGAGATCGAACCGTTGATGTTCTGCCACGTGTGTGA